The Synechococcus sp. BL107 nucleotide sequence GCATTATCCTCTGCCCTAATGGCGAACGAGCCTTGCATGCAAACGACAGACCTTCACCGCTTGGGCTGGCGGAGCCATACATAACGCTCCAAGTTCTTGGTTTAACTGCCGAAACAAGCCAAGATCAGCAATAGGAAGTGAAGGGATCGCAAACAGCGCAGAAACCCAAGCAAAAACAACCACTGCAATACCTCACCCGAACAGCAATCGCGCAATAAGACTTTGCAGACGCTAAGCGAGAAAACATTTGTGGGCGAAAGCCAGCTCGGATGGCTCAACGGAACATGGGTCGATCCACAAACGGAGTCACTTCTTAGATGCAGTTTCTATCTTCTAACTCCGAGAGGTTGTTCGAAGCGAGCAAATCCAACAAACCTGCAGCAAGAACGGCATCACCTTCAAGCATCAAAATTTTGTAGAGGCTGATCACCATCTCGTAGCTCGGCGCAGCCGAACCGTTAATCAAGCCACGCGCCGTACCGCGTGCAACAACTCTCTCAAGACTCATGCTCATCACTCAACCATGGCCTTCTTTCCCAACGAAAGGCCTTCAGCTTCGTTTTTGCAGCTGATTGTCATCACAAAACAACACCAAAACCAAAACACCATGACGGAAGAATGTGGTCAGCAACTGCCGGTTTGAATTTCGCTCAGAACGCTCTCCACAACTCTGTTTTAAAGCTATTTGGGCAAAGCAACTGTAAATTCAAAGACACCATTAGCAGCAGCATGACACCAACAAAACAGCCATAATGAAGTTGAACTAAGGCTCCGAGGGCCAAGCGCGCAATCTTAAAAACCACATCGCTGAGCTCGAATCGCGGCTAGCTCATCCGCATCACTGGACAGAAGGAGAAAACAAGCAAAACGCCGAGAAGTTGCGGCAGCTCATTTTCGAAAAACAAAGACTCATCTCCATCCAAGATGGCGAGCTTGGTGATTTCAGTTGACATCAACCTCAAAGACGAATCTTTGAAGTGTTAATATATAAGGGTTGAATAAAATTTCCAATGACAGATTATTCTACAGCTATTATTGCTTTAGTTGCAGTTGGACTTGTGTTCACTATTGCCGTCGTCTACGTCCTAGTTCAGCCATCTGATTTGCCATCGCAGGATAAAGACAAATAGCATTCCTTGGATCACAGAAGAAACAGATTAATAGTTATGCAAAGATCATTTCTATCTATTCGGAACTCCTTAATAAATTTTGCTATAATCGCAATCTAGCGTGTTATATTTAAGCTTTTGCTGTAGGCATTAAACGTAAAATTTATTCCATTAAAAACTGATAAGCCTCACTAATCTTATGAAAATCCTCTGTTGAACCACCCAAGTCAGGGTGATGTTGCTTCACGAGGCGACGATATGCCTTCTTGATATCGTACTCAGTAGAACCGTATTGCAATCCTAAAATCGTATAGGCGGCTAAACGTTCGTCCGATGATCCGGATCTCTTTCGATCAGTAGAACGTCGATCACTCCTGGTCCTACGGCTCGATTGAGTGGACTCTTGATGCTTGAGGAGTTCTTGGACAACGCGTTGTGGATCCTCATTAAGCCATTCACTAGCTCGAACTCCGTAAAAGGCAAAGGCAGCCAAAACCGCACCACGCTTTTTAGTCAATGAACCAGCCATCGCAGCATGGAGCTCACTCCCAAAACCTGGCAACAAACGATCTAATCGCTGATAAAGATTTAGTTTTGGATGAAAGCTTTTGCGATTTAATCGTTCAATTAAAGCGATCAAAGAACGAAGTCGTAGATCCCCCCACCCAACTTGCTGAGACAGGACTTGTCCCCATGCATCAATGTGGAAAGCCGTAATTCCTGAAACCTCAGTGGCGTCGTTGAACGATTCTTTTGACCGATGGCGATTTTCTCGAACCTGATGCAAACGGAGGCGTTCGAGCTCTGCACGCAACCGTCGCACTTCATGGCGAAGAGCATCGTTCTCCACCAGCAAAGACTCCACATTGCTGGTAACACGTTGGCGTTGACTTGGCTGGGATGCCGAAGTCCACTGCCGTGGATCAAAGCCCATGGGCTGCCTTAATCACCACACATCTTCAATCTACGGCCGAGAACGACTACCACGGCAACACATCGCCATTGGCATGCCAGAACGAACCAGACGTTTCAAGAGTCAAAGCATCGATACGCTTCAACAAGCCCTCAACCGACTGTTGAGGGCTAATGCCACTTGGGTTGTAATTAATCATCCGGGTCGCCACCAAGCCTGGATGGAGAATGACGACAGCGATGCCCTGCGGCTTGAGATCAATTGCTAATGACTTACCGGCAATATTTAAAGCAGCCTTCGACATTCGATATCCATAGGATCCACCAGAAGAGTTGTCAGCAATGGAACCCATACGACTGGTCATCAGCGCAATCCAAGACCCTGATGAAAGGTTGGAAGTTAGGGCACTGACAAGCCGCAAGGGAGCCAGCGCATTGATCTCAAACTGCTGGCGGATGGCCTCGACATCCAAATTGTTTAATGCATTCGAGTGCAAAATCCCAGCGTTGAGGATTACGCCATCAAGGCATTGACTTTGAAGACGAGACATTAGTTCATCTAGTGCAGACGCCTCAGTGAGCTCGATTCCAGCTTCAATTTGTACCCCCAAAGAGCCGAGTTCTCGACTGGCTTTACGGCAGACAGCAATAACGTGGTCACCACGGATACTCAATTGTCGGCAATACTCCAGTCCAATTCCGCGATTTGCACCCGTCACGAGAACAGTTGCCATAGCTGATCGATTGAACTTGCAGCATTCTCCCCTGACGCCGTCTTGCAATCATGGATGGAACGATCAGAACAACACAATGACCAGATCAGGAGATGACACGGGGAATGAGAAAACCTTTGATCCACTTTCGATGATTGAAATGTGGCAAGACCTTCACAAACTGATGGAGCAATGGTCGGCCAAGTACGGAACAACAACAGATTTAGCCGCAACAGCCTTTCGAGAATTTGCAGAATCACTATCCAACCAACCACCATCACACCGGAAAAATAATTGAGCCGACGAATCGATAAAAAATCAAATAATGAAAAAGCGAAGAGCTTAGTCGTTCAAAACGCAGCATTAGAATGAACCCTTATAAAGCTAGGTTTAAGATGGCAGAAAATATTTATGCAAATTCAACAGATCACAATCACTGAAATATACTATTGGCAAATACAAAGACTTATTAGCAAATAAATCCGGTAAGCAACCAAATGCGGCGAACTCGATCAAATCAATTAGGAGACACATTACGAACTTAAATATCCACAACACAAAAAAACGGCAATCAAATCATCCCATTTGTCGATAATTAGTAATAACGACCAGGATATTCGCCAGGATGATCGACGCGATCGATCGTGACCCCGTATTCAGTGCGACCAGACGCCAACAAGAGTTGAGCACCCGTTACCGCAAAACCATTGTCCTGGGCAATGAGAGCAACCTCATCGGCCGTGATACAAGCTCTCACTTGCGCCTGCAACCTTGAATCTCGACCCAAGAGCTGAAAAAACCGTGCAAGCTCCATACCAGAATCATCAGTCATAACAACGAATCAAAGGCGAGGAGAAACGGACTGAACCGCAGAAATCCTAAGCAGTCGTAGCAAAGCTTAGAAAAACTTTATTTCTTCGCGATAGTCATATCGAACTAAAACATTCTCTAGCGAACACGCGCCCATTAGACCTAAACCTGAAGTCAGAGCACAAGATCAAATGTCGTTTATCAGCCGGATCTGCGCAACGTCGAAGGGATCAACCATTGATGCCGTTGGCAACGGCCGGTATCGGGTCTGCAACAAACAATCCCAATGCTCAGAAGTCACTGGACTGTGGCAGGCCTATGAGGCACTACGTATGCAGGAACAACGAATCAACTGAATGGACAAGAGGTAAGCGACAACGAGATGGCAAACAACTAACGCGTGCCATTGGAAGCTGTAGATGAATAACGACAGTCCAACGTAAAGATTGACCGAGGCACGCACCACAACAAGAACCCAACCGATCTGATCCATCGGGCTATCGCTACCCAATCCAATCCACCTGCATCCCGAACGAAGCTCTCAACAGTGGCTAGAGAATCGACCGTGCGTCAAAATTTCCTACCACAAAACTTGCTCAAACACCAGAAATCAGAGAAAAGAAGACACAAGCGTTTACATGGTGATAGTCTCAGCACTTCACGTACCGGGATGCGATGTACACGATTGATAAGGCACGTCAGATTTTTCCTGATACACAAACGGCCGACGCTGTACCCGCAATCACAGCTCGTTTCAAGCTCCTAAGCGCTGAAGACCAACTGGCGTTGATCTGGTTCGCCTATCTAGAGATGGGGCAGACGATTACTGTCGCCGCTCCTGGCGCAGCGAGAATGGCTTTAGCCAAGCCAACGCTCGACGAGATCGTCGCCATGAGCTTTGACGAGCAGACAAAGGTGATGTGCGACCTAGCAAGCAAAATCAACGCACCGATCTCGACGCGTTACGCCTTCTGGTCGATCAACGTGAAACTTGGTTTTTGGTACGAGCTCGGAGAACTGATGCGAGGCGGAAAAGTAGCGCCTATCCCACCTGGCTACAAGCTTTCAGCCAACGCATCCTCAGTTCTCGATGCGGTTAAAAAAGTTGAGCAAGGTCAACAAATTAGCTTGCTCCGTAATTTTGTTTCCGATATGGGTTTCGACCCAGACGTGGTCGACGATAAACTTGTAGCTGAGCCAATTGTTGCTCCAACACCAGAGAGTGAAAGGGAAAAGATATTCATCCCTGGTGTACTCAATCAAACCATCCTAAGTTATATGGAGCTCTTGAACTCCAATGACTTCGACCAATTAATTGAACTATTCCTAGACGATGGTGCTTTGCAACCACCGTTCCAACGTCCTATCGTTGGCCGAGAATCAATTTTAAAGTTTTTCCGTCGCGATTGTCAAAATCTCAGGTTGATGCCTCAGGGTGGTTTTGGAGAACCAGCAGACAGTGGCTTCAATCAAATTAAAGTGACAGGAAAAGTGCAAACACCTTGGTTTGGACAAGAAGTGGGAATGAATGTCGCCTGGCGGTTCTTGTTAGATGAAAACGACAAAATATACTTTGTCGCAATCGATTTGCTGGCATCTCCCGCTGAACTACTAAAGCTTGGTGGCAATTAAGCCTTTACAAGCTAAGAATCAACGCCAAAGTCTTCTTTTTGCGACTCTGATTTGCTTAGCGTGGTTTATCACGTTTGTGATTTCCATGCTGATTGACATTCACGTGTGGTCCAGCTCCGCGATTCTCGGTTTTGTTCTTCTTCGATCATTCCTCCATACGGGTTTGTTCATCGTTGCTCATGATTCCATGCATCAAAGCTTGGCTCCACTCAACGAAAAGCTGAACAACAACATAGGGAGACTCTGTCTGTTTTTGTACGCAGGACTCTCTTACAAGTCTTGCTCAAAAAATCATCGTCTTCATCACTGTTATCCAGAATCAGCAGCGGATCCAGACTTTTATTCATCCCAAAATCCAAAACCCATCGGCTGGTACTTCAGATTTCTGAGTAACTATCTTGATTGGAAACAGTTTTGCATTCTGTTACTGGTTTGGCTTTCTATCTTGCAACTTACAATAGTTGTTAATCCTAATGCAATCCAGAACGTCGCAATTTTTTGCCCACTACCATTAATCATCAGTTCTATTCAACTTTTTTTGGTTGGCACATGCCTTCCACATCAACCATCACAAAATGAGCCAGGAAGACTACTACCCAGAAGTCTTTCATTACATCCGCTCATTTCGTTCGCGGCTTGCTATCACTTTGGCTACCATTTAGAACATCATTTGAGTCCAAGCACACCCTGGTTCAAGCTTCCTAATCTGCATGTCGCTTTACGACAAGTTGAAGGAGCCAAGATTAAACATTCTCACTAATCCCCAGAGCTTTTTATGACGCCCGCCGACTGGTCATCCCAAGAAGAACAAGTTGCACGCCATGTATTCGATAATGGCAGGAGGCGTTCGATCGAATCATTGATTTCAGTACTCCAAACCAAATGTCAGGAATTAAGTACTGATGAGTCGGTGTGGAGCATGCACGATTATCTCAGCACAGAACGGCATATATTTGAAGGGAGATCAGAGTTCGATTACAACAATATCCTGTTCACTCTTGCGGATTTATTAAAACAGCAATTGATCACATTGGAGGAGCTAGAGGGGCTAGATCCGAAAAAACTTGCCAAAATCAAGGCAATGTCGATGTTTTAACCAAATTGGCTTTCGCCACACCTTTTGTCCTCGAAGATTGCCCTGAAATTAGCGGTCGCGAATCTGAAATTCTTGAACAGGTTAATCAGGCTTCAGACCACTGGAAAGAATGTTCGAACATCAAATTTGATCAGCTGAAAGCTGGTTACGCGTGTGCATTGCATATGCACCAACCAACAATTCCTGCAGGCAATGAGGGTGCACTAATTTCGCATCTTCAGCACATGTTCAATCATTCAGGAGAAGGAGATAATCACAATGCAGAACCATTTGCACAATGTTACAAACGCCTAGCTAATATAATCCCGAGCTTAATTGAGGAGGGATGTAATCCTCGGATCATGCTTGATTATTCCGGGAATTTGCTTTGGGGTGTTAAACAAATGGGTAGAACTGATATCACTGACGCTCTTAAATTTCTTGCTTGCGATGCTCAAATGCAGAAGCATGTTGAGTGGCTTGGGACCTTTTGGAGCCATGCAGTTGCACCATCAACTCCAATTCCAGACCTCAAACTCCAAATCACAGCATGGCAACATCAATTTGCAAACTTATTCGGCACAGCTGCACTACAAAGAGTTAAAGGATTTTCTCCGCCAGAGATGCATCTTCCAAACCATCCTGACACCCTTTTT carries:
- a CDS encoding J domain-containing protein, with amino-acid sequence MGFDPRQWTSASQPSQRQRVTSNVESLLVENDALRHEVRRLRAELERLRLHQVRENRHRSKESFNDATEVSGITAFHIDAWGQVLSQQVGWGDLRLRSLIALIERLNRKSFHPKLNLYQRLDRLLPGFGSELHAAMAGSLTKKRGAVLAAFAFYGVRASEWLNEDPQRVVQELLKHQESTQSSRRTRSDRRSTDRKRSGSSDERLAAYTILGLQYGSTEYDIKKAYRRLVKQHHPDLGGSTEDFHKISEAYQFLME
- a CDS encoding SDR family oxidoreductase; protein product: MATVLVTGANRGIGLEYCRQLSIRGDHVIAVCRKASRELGSLGVQIEAGIELTEASALDELMSRLQSQCLDGVILNAGILHSNALNNLDVEAIRQQFEINALAPLRLVSALTSNLSSGSWIALMTSRMGSIADNSSGGSYGYRMSKAALNIAGKSLAIDLKPQGIAVVILHPGLVATRMINYNPSGISPQQSVEGLLKRIDALTLETSGSFWHANGDVLPW
- a CDS encoding Nif11-like leader peptide family natural product precursor yields the protein MTDDSGMELARFFQLLGRDSRLQAQVRACITADEVALIAQDNGFAVTGAQLLLASGRTEYGVTIDRVDHPGEYPGRYY
- a CDS encoding orange carotenoid protein N-terminal domain-containing protein; its protein translation is MYTIDKARQIFPDTQTADAVPAITARFKLLSAEDQLALIWFAYLEMGQTITVAAPGAARMALAKPTLDEIVAMSFDEQTKVMCDLASKINAPISTRYAFWSINVKLGFWYELGELMRGGKVAPIPPGYKLSANASSVLDAVKKVEQGQQISLLRNFVSDMGFDPDVVDDKLVAEPIVAPTPESEREKIFIPGVLNQTILSYMELLNSNDFDQLIELFLDDGALQPPFQRPIVGRESILKFFRRDCQNLRLMPQGGFGEPADSGFNQIKVTGKVQTPWFGQEVGMNVAWRFLLDENDKIYFVAIDLLASPAELLKLGGN
- a CDS encoding fatty acid desaturase, producing the protein MLIDIHVWSSSAILGFVLLRSFLHTGLFIVAHDSMHQSLAPLNEKLNNNIGRLCLFLYAGLSYKSCSKNHRLHHCYPESAADPDFYSSQNPKPIGWYFRFLSNYLDWKQFCILLLVWLSILQLTIVVNPNAIQNVAIFCPLPLIISSIQLFLVGTCLPHQPSQNEPGRLLPRSLSLHPLISFAACYHFGYHLEHHLSPSTPWFKLPNLHVALRQVEGAKIKHSH